From the Terriglobia bacterium genome, the window TTCTCGGCTCGACGCTTTGGTCAATCGATGCAAAGCACGCTCGGGCGGCAGGACTAGGGATTGAACTCCACAAGCTCCATCTGATTGCCCCAAGGATCTAGAAAGTAGATGACGCGCATCCCCGCACAAGGGCCATCGGTAACCACGATGGGACCTTCCAGCATCGTGACCCCCGGTTGCCGCTTCAAGTATTGGATGGCCTTGTCGAGGTTATGAACCTTCAAGGCCAGATGATGACTGCCCAGATCGCAGTTGCGCGGCAGTTGCGTCCGGCGATCTGCCGGGCGGTCGTATTGAAACAGCTCGAGCATCAAGTTTGGACCGAGCTGCAGCATGACAAAGCTGAATTTCGCGTCGGCGACATTCACATGGGCATCGCTCCAGTCGCGGCCGCCCGGCATGGAGGGAAGGAGCTGCGCATCAAAAGGGCCCATACGAAAGAGCTCGGCGCAACCGAACACATCGCAATAGAAGCGGGCAGCGTCCTCCAGATCGGGGACCGTAAGCCCCACATGATCGACGTTCGAGAAGCCAGGCAGCATTTCCTTGTTCCTGCGCAGCATTCACGCCTCCGCACTGCAACTTTCAACGCAAACCAGCGCGGGTGCGCAACTTGCGGCAGCCCGCAGGACCAAGCAGTTCCTTGGCGACCATCAATCCGGATGCGCCGTGCAGTCCCGCTCCGGGGTGCGTCGATGCGCCGATATGGTAGAGCTTTGCGATCGGTGTCCGGTGCCGTGGCAGTCCCGGCAGCGGGCGCAGGAGAAAGAATTGGTCTGCCGTGGAAGCGCCCGCATAGGGATCTCCTCCCACGAGGTTGATGTTCGTGCGCGCCAGGTCTCCGGGTGAAATCACGTGCCGCTTCCGTATCGCGCTGCCGAGGTTCGGAATGCACTCGCAGAGTCTCTCTACCACCCGATCCGCGAACTGTTCGCGCAGAGATTCCGTCCAGATTCCGTCCCCGGTCTCGATCTTACCGGCAGCATCTCCAGCTGGACGGCTGGGCAGCTCCTGCAACTGAATCCACAGAATCCACTTGCCTTGCGGCGCCCGCGAGGGATCCACGGCGACCGGCTGACCCAGCACGATGGTTGGCTCGGCTGGAAGCAACCCGCGCTCCGCCTCATTCACCGCGCGCGAGACACCATCCATGCCACTGGTAATATGCACCATCGCCGTGCGAAGCAGCCGCGGGTCATTGCCTCGCCAGCGCGGCGGTTCGGACATGGCGATGTGAATCTGCATATCGCCCCGGCCATAACGGAATCGGCGCGCCCGGCCTGCAAACCGTTCGGGCACCACGTTTCGATCCAGCAACTGCAAGTAAAGCTGCTGAGGCGTAACGTTACAGATGACAGCCCGCCTGGCCCGGATAAGCTGGCCGCGGACGCGGACACCAACTGCCTGGCCGCCGTTTACTTCGACCGAATCGACGTGACATTCAGTTTCCAATCTTCCGCCTTGGTCGCGAATCAGGCTGGCAAGGGCCTCGATCAGGCGCGCCCCGCCGCCGCGCGGCACAGGCATGCCGCCCAACTGCAGCGCAACGGCGATCAGCTTGTTCATAAATCCCGATCCCGTCTGGTCCGGTCCCAGGCCTGTGTGCAAAACCCATGGGGCCAGCAGGCCGTGGACCCGTGGTGAGGAGAAAGTCTCGGTCAGCCAATGCCGGCTGGAACTGAGAAGCTCCGCGCCGAATTCCAGCGCGCCATCCAGGAGCCAGTTCCTCGAAGTGTTTCTTATTGTGGTCCTGCAAGGTGGAGAGGAAGGCTGCGCTGCCATCGGGAAAATACGATGCGGTCGGGTATTCCGTATTCAGGTATTCCAGACCGCGCTCGGTCAGGTCCGCCTTCAGTAAGGCGTAAGCCTCTGAGCCGGTAAACAACGGATGCCAACCCGCGTAAAGGTCATGGAGGAAACCGGGTTCGGTCACCTCAGCGGTACGGATGTTTCCTCCGAGCCAGGCATTGCGCTCCAGCACACACACTTTCCAGCCCGATTTGCTAAGGAGCGCGGCACCGACCAGTGAGTTGATTCCGCTGCCTACAAAGATCGCATCAAACGTGTCCATAATCTTCCCTTCGTCAGACGTACGGGACACAAGCAGCGGCTCCCGAGAAACTGCCTCAGAAACGGGGCTGGATCAGAGTTCTCAGCGCATCCATGGTCCTGGCCCACGGCACGGAATCAGGATTCATAAACTCGAAATGCCCCACTCCCGGCAACTCTATGTAGCTGACATAGTCTCCCGCAGCGCGGGCAGAGTGGGCATAGTCCTGGCTGATGGACGCCGGCACGC encodes:
- a CDS encoding VOC family protein, with product MLRRNKEMLPGFSNVDHVGLTVPDLEDAARFYCDVFGCAELFRMGPFDAQLLPSMPGGRDWSDAHVNVADAKFSFVMLQLGPNLMLELFQYDRPADRRTQLPRNCDLGSHHLALKVHNLDKAIQYLKRQPGVTMLEGPIVVTDGPCAGMRVIYFLDPWGNQMELVEFNP